The Arachis ipaensis cultivar K30076 chromosome B07, Araip1.1, whole genome shotgun sequence genome includes a window with the following:
- the LOC107607258 gene encoding uncharacterized protein LOC107607258, with translation MQKEEVQVAERSEQTETLEEAESIKVHPQKSQEQIEGEQFIQFLYNIPLAEVLEEVPPYRAVIKVLLSKKKVLKEDETMVLIKEAEYKEVYVTEELKKKKAEEKTGRTLLHASLVTQEPKVPHPQKTQKETKYEHYSQFMEVFKKLRINIPFVEVLEQRPLSAALKNGLLFEKKALKGDETVVLTKECNALI, from the coding sequence ATGCAAAAGGAGGAAGTGCAAGTTGCTGAAAGATCAGAGCAAACAGAAACACTAGAAGAGGCTGAGAGCATCAAAGTACACCCTCAGAAGTCACAAGAGCAGATTGAGGGTGAGCAATTCATTCAGTTCTTATACAATATTCCTTTGGCTGAGGTGTTGGAGGAGGTGCCCCCCTATAGGGCCGTCATAAAAGTCCTACTCTCTAAGAAGAAGGTCTTGAAGGAAGATGAAACTATGGTCTTAATCAAGGAGGCCGAGTATAAAGAGGTGTATGTTACTGAggaattgaagaaaaaaaaggCTGAAGAAAAGACTGGAAGGACATTGCTACACGCCTCATTGGTGACACAGGAGCCAAAAGTACCACACCCTCAGAAGACCCAAAAGGAGACCAAGTACGAGCACTACTCACAATTCATGGAAGTCTTTAAGAAGCTTcgaatcaatattccttttgttgaggttttggagcaaagaCCTCTCTCTGCTGCACTCAAGAATGGCTTACTCTTTGAAAAGAAGGCCTTAAAGGGAGATGaaacagtggtcctgactaaggaatgcaATGCACTAATTTAG
- the LOC107607257 gene encoding serine/arginine-rich splicing factor 11-like, with protein MQDLERRLAERERDQRSPERSPTRSRSRSRSRRTPSPQYESESTGGRVRPRKRSRDPIIYARHERRRASNRGDEEAHRENNESRRTARGPVIIGATPFHHSDALEQAIREGKLADFSHLIREPRRRNRDNDNEDRSRPTRRRQEPEGDDHGLTVVNVVTARNTAPRLKSAQKKDAKVLAVSTPPVRSLKGLPPISFGPEDQWDRPPAHVASPGRKGKSQTSGPEKEENVAGKGGRGSQANGQPLRSGIHPGIGLLDLVVECGSG; from the exons ATGCAGGACTTAGAGCGCCGGCTAGCAGAAAGAGAGCGCGACCAACGCTCCCCAGAACGGAGTCCCACCCGTTCCCGCTCGAGGAGCCGCTCGAGGCGCACGCCGAGCCCCCAGTACGAGTCAGAGAGCACTGGGGGGCGAGTACGCCCCAGGAAGAGAAGTCGCGACCCCATCATCTACGCCCGACACGAAAGGCGGCGCGCGTCGAACAGGGGCGACGAGGAAGCCCACCGCGAGAACAATGAGTCGAGAAGAACTGCCCGAGGACCCGTCATAATAGGAGCGACCCCTTTCCACCACTCT GATGCCCTCGAGCAAGCTATCAGGGAAGGCAAACTCGCTGACTTCTCCCACCTTATAAGGGAACCAAGGAGACGCAACCGGGACAACGACAACGAAGACAGATCCCGACCAACAAGACGACGACAGGAACCAGAGGGTgacgaccacggtctcacggtggtAAATGTGGTGACGGCCAGGAATACCGCCCCGAGGTTGAAATCGGCGCAGAAGAAAGATGCCAAGGTCCTAGCGGTCTCCACCCCACCTGTTAGAAGTCTTAAGGGTCTCCCACCTATCTCTTTCGGCccggaggaccaatg ggatagacccccAGCTCATGTCGCATCACCTGGCCGTAAAGGCAAGAGCCAAACCAGTGGCCcagagaaggaggaaaatgtCGCAGGAAAGGGCGGACGAGGTAGCCAAGCAAACGGCCAGCCTCTTAGAAGCGGGATTCATCCGGGAATTGGATTACTCGACTTGGTTGTCGAATGTGGTTCTGGTTAA